A single Tenacibaculum sp. 190524A02b DNA region contains:
- a CDS encoding diacylglycerol kinase family protein — translation MKNPNDGFVKGRLRSIGFALKGMWLLITTEDSIKVQTIIAVFASCLGFYFSITAIEWMIQLLVIGLVLIAEALNTAIEKIADFIHPNYDEKIGFIKDIAAGAPAFAAFISLIIAGIIYAPKIIALF, via the coding sequence ATGAAAAACCCTAATGATGGATTTGTAAAAGGTAGGTTGCGAAGTATTGGTTTTGCTTTAAAAGGCATGTGGTTACTTATAACCACAGAAGATAGTATTAAAGTACAAACAATAATAGCTGTTTTTGCATCTTGTTTGGGTTTTTATTTTTCCATAACTGCTATTGAATGGATGATTCAATTATTAGTTATTGGATTAGTTCTTATAGCTGAGGCTCTAAATACAGCTATAGAAAAAATAGCTGATTTTATACATCCTAACTACGATGAAAAAATAGGGTTTATTAAAGATATAGCAGCAGGAGCTCCGGCTTTTGCTGCGTTTATTTCGCTAATAATTGCAGGAATAATTTATGCCCCTAAAATTATAGCTTTATTCTAA
- a CDS encoding DNA translocase FtsK, which produces MAKKKTTVKKTKTKAPLLPKIKSFVNNRQNQTIFGAFLILFSIFLTVAFISFFYSWQEDQSSLNEFYNRSLPTENLLGKVGAKLSNLFIYNGFGLGAFILNSLFFFTGARILLQTNLKKIVTSWNWGLLTMLWASIALGFVSHKYAVLSGVIGFELNEYLQTFIGKTGLIIVLLFFFISYLIIRFSIDPDTIVENMETKKKIKEEKKLAKKELQSENELEINETINEEENTVNELKSDFELSVENLQPTITKHSDVEVEAKEETQIPLDITLTNNSTLNTEEQSKKEVEVAIEKVAEEKSVTENLSDQLVKDFGEFDPKLELANFKFPTFNLLKEYNESISVDPTELEANKNQIVETLKNYKIGIEQIKATVGPTITLYEIVPEAGVRISKIKNLEDDIALSLSALGIRIIAPIPGKGTIGIEVPNKKATIVSMHSVISSKKFQESPMELPIALGKTISNETFVVDLAKMPHLLMAGATGQGKSVGLNAILTSLLYKKHPAEVKFVLVDPKKVELTLFNKIERHYLAKLPDEEEAIITDTTKVVNTLNSLCIEMDARYDLLKNAMVRNIKEYNAKFKARKLNPENGHQFLPYIVLVIDEFADLIMTAGKEVETPIARLAQLARAIGIHLIVATQRPSVNVITGIIKANFPSRIAFRVTSKIDSRTILDAPGADQLIGRGDLLYSGGNDITRIQCAFVDTPEVEKITDFIGSQRAYPDAHLLPEYVGEEGGTNLDIDIADRDKLFKDAAEIIVTAQQGSASLLQRKLKLGYNRAGRLIDQLEAAGIVGPFEGSKARQVLVPDLIALEQLLENEKK; this is translated from the coding sequence ATGGCAAAAAAGAAAACAACAGTCAAAAAAACTAAAACAAAGGCACCTTTATTACCAAAAATAAAAAGCTTTGTAAACAATAGACAAAACCAAACCATTTTTGGAGCCTTTCTTATACTATTTTCTATATTTTTAACTGTTGCTTTTATATCTTTCTTTTACTCTTGGCAAGAAGATCAAAGCTCCCTTAATGAATTTTATAACAGAAGTTTACCAACAGAAAACTTATTAGGTAAAGTTGGCGCAAAGCTAAGTAATCTATTTATTTATAATGGATTCGGTTTAGGTGCTTTTATCTTAAATAGTCTTTTCTTTTTTACAGGTGCTCGCATATTACTACAAACAAACTTAAAAAAAATTGTTACTTCATGGAATTGGGGCTTATTAACTATGCTATGGGCTTCTATTGCTTTAGGTTTTGTAAGTCATAAATACGCAGTATTATCAGGAGTAATTGGCTTTGAACTTAATGAGTACTTACAAACTTTTATTGGTAAAACAGGACTTATTATAGTACTGCTTTTCTTTTTCATATCATACTTGATCATAAGGTTTAGTATTGATCCAGATACCATAGTGGAAAATATGGAAACCAAGAAAAAGATAAAAGAAGAGAAAAAATTAGCTAAAAAAGAACTCCAATCTGAAAATGAATTAGAAATAAACGAAACTATAAATGAGGAAGAAAATACCGTAAACGAATTAAAATCTGATTTTGAACTTTCTGTAGAAAACCTACAACCAACTATTACAAAACATTCTGATGTAGAAGTAGAAGCTAAAGAAGAAACTCAAATTCCATTAGACATTACACTAACAAACAATTCAACTTTAAATACTGAAGAACAAAGTAAAAAAGAGGTTGAAGTAGCCATTGAAAAAGTAGCAGAAGAAAAAAGTGTTACTGAAAACTTATCCGATCAATTAGTTAAAGATTTTGGTGAATTTGATCCTAAACTAGAATTAGCCAACTTTAAATTTCCAACTTTTAATCTTTTAAAAGAATATAACGAGAGTATTTCTGTTGACCCTACAGAACTTGAAGCTAATAAAAATCAAATTGTTGAAACTTTAAAGAATTATAAAATAGGAATCGAACAGATAAAAGCTACTGTTGGACCAACTATTACTTTATACGAAATTGTACCCGAAGCTGGTGTAAGAATCTCAAAAATTAAAAATTTAGAAGACGATATAGCATTATCATTATCAGCGTTAGGAATTCGTATTATAGCTCCAATACCTGGTAAAGGAACTATTGGTATTGAAGTTCCCAATAAAAAAGCAACCATTGTATCCATGCATTCTGTAATTTCTTCAAAGAAATTTCAAGAATCACCAATGGAACTACCTATTGCTTTAGGAAAAACAATCTCAAATGAAACCTTCGTAGTAGATTTAGCTAAGATGCCTCACTTATTAATGGCAGGAGCAACAGGTCAAGGTAAATCTGTTGGATTAAATGCTATTCTTACTTCTCTTTTATATAAAAAACACCCAGCTGAAGTAAAATTTGTATTAGTAGACCCTAAAAAAGTAGAACTAACTCTTTTTAATAAAATAGAACGTCATTATTTAGCTAAACTTCCTGATGAAGAAGAAGCAATTATTACAGATACTACAAAAGTGGTAAATACATTAAACTCTTTGTGTATTGAAATGGATGCACGTTATGATTTGCTCAAAAATGCAATGGTTCGTAATATTAAAGAATACAATGCTAAGTTTAAAGCTAGAAAATTAAATCCTGAAAATGGACATCAATTCTTACCTTACATTGTTTTAGTTATTGATGAATTTGCAGATTTAATTATGACAGCAGGGAAAGAAGTAGAAACACCAATTGCCCGTTTAGCTCAATTAGCTCGTGCTATTGGAATCCACTTAATTGTAGCCACACAGCGTCCTTCTGTAAATGTAATTACAGGTATAATAAAAGCCAATTTCCCTTCTCGTATTGCTTTTAGAGTAACTTCTAAAATTGATAGTAGAACTATTTTAGATGCTCCTGGAGCTGATCAATTAATAGGACGTGGTGATTTATTATATTCTGGTGGTAATGATATTACCCGTATACAATGTGCTTTTGTAGATACGCCTGAAGTTGAAAAAATAACAGACTTTATTGGTTCTCAACGTGCTTATCCTGATGCACACTTATTACCAGAATATGTAGGTGAAGAAGGTGGCACAAATCTTGATATAGATATAGCAGATCGTGATAAATTGTTTAAAGATGCCGCTGAAATTATAGTAACTGCACAACAAGGTTCTGCTTCTTTATTGCAAAGAAAGTTAAAGCTTGGCTACAACAGGGCTGGTAGATTGATAGATCAGCTTGAAGCCGCTGGAATTGTAGGTCCTTTTGAAGGTAGTAAAGCCCGTCAAGTATTAGTTCCTGATTTAATTGCATTAGAACAATTATTAGAAAACGAGAAAAAATAG
- a CDS encoding outer membrane lipoprotein carrier protein LolA — MKKIAFVLVGIIFSLNIVAQNSSSKAKHLLDEVSTKMGAYKNMVIGFTSTLVNKEAGITNDPPIRGNITIAGEKYNLEYLGNNFLFDGKLLAVINHEDKEVNLTKGDLEEEDGFIYPSKLLTFYKEGYNYKMGALKNSKGRKVQYIDLTPIDSNSDIVMVKLGIDAKTKHIYKLIQIGSNGAETTFTISEFKSNQPISEKLFTFNQEKYKSQGYIID, encoded by the coding sequence ATGAAAAAAATAGCATTTGTATTAGTAGGAATAATATTCAGCTTAAACATTGTAGCTCAGAATTCATCAAGTAAAGCTAAACACTTATTAGATGAAGTATCTACCAAAATGGGAGCATACAAAAACATGGTGATAGGCTTTACCTCTACTCTAGTTAATAAAGAAGCTGGTATTACCAATGACCCTCCAATTAGAGGTAATATAACAATTGCTGGAGAAAAATATAACCTAGAATACCTTGGAAATAACTTTTTATTTGATGGAAAATTATTAGCTGTAATTAACCATGAAGATAAAGAAGTTAATCTTACCAAAGGTGATTTAGAAGAAGAAGACGGATTCATATACCCATCTAAACTCTTAACCTTTTACAAAGAAGGCTATAATTATAAAATGGGAGCCCTTAAAAATAGTAAAGGTCGAAAAGTTCAATACATTGATCTAACCCCTATTGATAGCAATTCTGATATTGTTATGGTTAAACTTGGTATTGATGCTAAAACGAAACATATTTATAAATTAATTCAGATAGGTTCTAATGGAGCTGAAACTACTTTTACCATTTCAGAGTTTAAAAGCAATCAACCTATATCTGAAAAATTATTTACTTTCAATCAAGAAAAATATAAGAGTCAAGGATATATTATAGACTAA
- a CDS encoding LptF/LptG family permease — MKTLDKYILKSFLIPFFTTFLIILFVLIMQMLWLAFDNFAGKGIGVVIILKFLWYSALMAAPQALPIGVLLSSIMTLGGLSENYEFAAAKSAGVSLPRMVRSLVFLALFLSFINFLFLNHVYPYAVLKQLNLKANIKKKQPALALVPGSFNTEIPNYQIKFEEKYGEENNLLKKVLIYDLSSRKGNNKIITAKKGELISEEGSRYMTLVLKDGYYFEHHKKNGATYNERKKMPASHADFDEYTINIDISSIDDTDLDELKYTKNFNMLSLGQLKDTIPFLKKGYDEYITSRSKNLFLTVDVEDLHQYPDSLIDKQLSLDIITNFEVREQNSILSTALSKVDRTLNNNKSYKEPLKNRRKWLNLHDIEYYNRMAFSLSCLLLFFIGAPLGSIIRKGGMGLPMILAIAVYVLYFFTNTFGRNMAEESSVTAITGSWIAVILMLPLAITLTVRATKDKGLFNINTIFSPITTFIKNLFSKKEKTT, encoded by the coding sequence GTGAAAACATTAGACAAATACATACTTAAAAGCTTTTTAATTCCTTTCTTTACTACCTTTTTAATCATTTTATTTGTATTAATAATGCAAATGCTTTGGTTAGCTTTTGACAACTTTGCAGGAAAAGGAATAGGAGTTGTTATCATTTTAAAATTTCTATGGTACTCTGCTTTAATGGCTGCTCCACAAGCACTACCTATTGGTGTATTACTTTCCTCAATAATGACTCTTGGTGGATTATCTGAAAATTATGAATTTGCTGCTGCAAAATCAGCAGGTGTTTCACTTCCAAGGATGGTTAGATCTTTAGTATTTCTAGCACTTTTTTTAAGTTTTATAAATTTTCTATTTCTTAATCATGTGTACCCGTATGCTGTGTTAAAACAATTGAATTTAAAAGCAAACATAAAAAAGAAGCAGCCTGCTTTAGCTTTAGTTCCTGGAAGTTTTAATACTGAAATACCAAACTATCAAATAAAGTTTGAGGAAAAATATGGTGAGGAGAATAACTTATTGAAAAAAGTACTTATCTATGATTTATCTTCTAGAAAAGGAAATAATAAAATCATTACAGCCAAAAAAGGCGAATTAATTTCTGAAGAAGGTAGTCGTTATATGACACTAGTTTTAAAGGATGGTTATTATTTTGAACACCATAAAAAAAATGGAGCGACCTATAATGAAAGAAAAAAAATGCCAGCCTCTCATGCAGATTTTGATGAATATACCATTAATATTGATATTTCTTCAATAGATGATACTGATTTAGACGAGTTAAAGTATACCAAAAACTTTAATATGCTTAGTCTTGGGCAATTAAAAGATACCATTCCTTTCTTAAAAAAAGGATATGATGAATACATTACCAGTAGGTCAAAAAACTTATTTCTTACCGTTGATGTTGAAGATTTACATCAATACCCTGATTCATTAATAGACAAACAACTATCTTTAGATATCATAACTAATTTTGAGGTTAGAGAACAAAATAGTATACTTAGTACAGCTTTATCAAAAGTAGATAGAACACTTAATAACAACAAATCATACAAAGAACCTTTAAAGAACAGACGTAAGTGGCTGAATTTACATGATATAGAATACTATAACCGTATGGCATTTTCTTTATCCTGTCTATTATTATTTTTTATAGGTGCTCCACTTGGTTCTATTATTAGAAAAGGTGGTATGGGCTTACCTATGATTTTAGCTATTGCTGTATATGTTTTGTATTTTTTCACCAATACTTTTGGTCGAAATATGGCTGAAGAAAGTTCTGTAACTGCTATAACAGGATCTTGGATAGCTGTAATTTTAATGCTACCTTTGGCCATAACATTAACAGTTAGAGCAACCAAAGACAAAGGTTTGTTTAACATTAATACTATTTTTTCACCAATAACTACATTTATAAAAAATTTATTCTCTAAAAAAGAGAAAACAACATAA